From the genome of Streptomyces sp. NBC_01317, one region includes:
- a CDS encoding urea amidolyase associated protein UAAP2 produces the protein MSADVTPATRSVVVPARAAWSAVVRRGDHLTLTDLGGNQAVDFLVYDAHDTAVRYSAPDTLHAQGTIFLTTGSVLLSNEHTPLMTVTEDTCGRHDTLGGACSKESNTLRYGHHTWSQHACVDNFLSEGARYGLGKRDLVSNINWYMNVPVEKDGTLGIVDGLSAPGLRVTLRAETDVLVLVSNCPQINNPCNGFDPTPVEMTITAAIS, from the coding sequence ATGAGCGCCGACGTGACACCCGCGACGCGCTCCGTCGTCGTCCCGGCCCGCGCCGCCTGGTCCGCCGTCGTCCGCCGGGGCGACCACCTCACCCTCACCGACCTGGGCGGCAACCAGGCCGTCGACTTCCTGGTGTACGACGCCCACGACACCGCCGTCCGCTACAGCGCCCCCGACACCCTCCACGCGCAGGGCACCATCTTCCTCACCACGGGAAGTGTGCTGCTGTCCAACGAACACACCCCGCTGATGACGGTCACCGAGGACACCTGCGGCCGCCACGACACCCTCGGCGGCGCCTGCTCGAAGGAGTCCAACACCCTGCGCTACGGCCACCACACGTGGTCACAGCACGCCTGCGTGGACAACTTCCTCTCCGAGGGGGCCCGTTACGGCCTCGGCAAGCGCGACCTGGTCTCCAACATCAACTGGTACATGAACGTGCCGGTGGAGAAGGACGGCACGCTCGGCATCGTGGACGGCCTGTCGGCGCCCGGCCTGCGCGTCACCCTCCGCGCCGAGACCGACGTCCTGGTCCTCGTCTCCAACTGCCCCCAGATCAACAACCCGTGCAACGGCTTCGACCCGACGCCGGTGGAGATGACGATCACGGCGGCCATCTCATGA
- a CDS encoding urea amidolyase associated protein UAAP1: MAKAAAKATSTTYGARDHARAQAGTRTDAMPVVPATDWPAPPCEAGHLVWAETVAGGGYTHRAVARGTEIRLTDLCGDACAHLLLHVDGRPWERLNTADTVKVQWNAYLGAGRLLLSDQGRVLASLVTDTTGGRHDALCGTSTLRRNTERYGDGAPHSATPAGRELLKLAALKHGLEPRDLPPSVSFFQGVEVREDGTLAFTGSYGPGGSVTLRAEQDLTVLIANVPHPLDPRPAYTSTPLEVLAWAAGPTPPGDPIREATPEGRRAFLNTEEALASRGIR; this comes from the coding sequence ATGGCGAAAGCGGCAGCGAAGGCGACATCCACGACGTACGGCGCCAGGGACCACGCCCGCGCCCAGGCCGGGACCAGGACCGACGCCATGCCGGTGGTGCCCGCCACCGACTGGCCCGCGCCCCCCTGCGAGGCGGGCCACCTGGTGTGGGCGGAGACCGTCGCCGGCGGCGGCTACACCCACCGGGCCGTGGCGCGCGGCACCGAGATCCGGCTCACGGACCTGTGCGGCGACGCCTGCGCGCACCTCCTGCTCCATGTGGACGGCCGCCCCTGGGAGCGGCTCAACACGGCGGACACCGTCAAGGTCCAGTGGAACGCCTACCTGGGCGCGGGCCGGCTGCTCCTCTCCGACCAGGGCCGCGTCCTCGCCTCGCTCGTCACCGACACGACCGGCGGCAGGCACGACGCCCTCTGCGGCACCTCGACCCTGCGGCGGAACACCGAGCGGTACGGGGACGGCGCCCCGCACTCCGCCACCCCCGCCGGCCGTGAACTCCTCAAACTGGCCGCCCTCAAGCACGGTCTCGAACCCCGCGACCTGCCGCCGTCGGTCTCCTTCTTCCAGGGCGTGGAGGTACGGGAGGACGGCACGCTCGCCTTCACCGGTTCGTACGGGCCCGGCGGATCGGTCACCCTGCGCGCCGAGCAGGACCTGACCGTACTGATCGCGAACGTGCCGCACCCGCTCGACCCGCGCCCCGCGTACACCAGCACCCCGCTGGAGGTGCTGGCCTGGGCCGCCGGTCCGACACCGCCCGGCGACCCGATCCGGGAGGCGACCCCCGAGGGGCGTCGCGCGTTCCTCAACACCGAAGAGGCGCTGGCCTCCAGGGGGATCCGATGA
- a CDS encoding TetR/AcrR family transcriptional regulator, with translation MGTTGRRVGRPRAAQRPDSGLAVRDELLGAAAELFTTLGYAATTTRTVAERAGLRQATMYHYFDGKEDLLAELLESTVTPSLALARGLLAEEGRSPETRLWDLCRSDVELLCGGPHNLGGLYLLPEVRAERFAGFHRVRADLKDAYGQLLAATGPGSLLDKGELAVRTDLVFGLIEGVILVHRSDPDRPVEAFAAATADAALRIVGVTAEGA, from the coding sequence ATGGGCACGACGGGACGACGGGTCGGAAGGCCGCGCGCCGCGCAGCGGCCGGACAGCGGGCTGGCGGTGCGGGACGAGCTGCTCGGGGCGGCGGCCGAGCTGTTCACGACGCTCGGGTACGCGGCGACCACGACGCGGACGGTCGCCGAGCGCGCGGGCCTGCGGCAGGCCACGATGTACCACTACTTCGACGGCAAGGAGGACCTCCTGGCCGAGCTGCTGGAGTCGACCGTGACGCCCTCGCTGGCGCTCGCGCGCGGGCTGCTCGCCGAGGAGGGGCGGTCGCCGGAGACCAGGCTGTGGGACCTGTGCCGCTCGGACGTGGAGCTGCTGTGCGGCGGCCCGCACAACCTGGGCGGCCTGTACCTGCTGCCGGAGGTGAGGGCGGAGCGCTTCGCCGGCTTCCACCGGGTACGGGCCGACCTCAAGGACGCGTACGGCCAGCTGCTCGCCGCGACGGGCCCCGGATCCCTCCTGGACAAGGGCGAGTTGGCGGTCCGCACGGACCTGGTGTTCGGCCTGATCGAGGGTGTGATCCTGGTCCACCGCTCGGACCCCGACCGCCCGGTGGAAGCATTCGCGGCGGCGACGGCGGACGCGGCGCTGCGGATCGTGGGGGTGACGGCGGAGGGGGCGTGA